One part of the Coffea eugenioides isolate CCC68of chromosome 10, Ceug_1.0, whole genome shotgun sequence genome encodes these proteins:
- the LOC113749771 gene encoding uncharacterized protein LOC113749771 isoform X1, translating into MILQMINTETSSNGVVNGGVAIPALKQDGGGLGFSSHNKQPPCETKKTALRDVQNQASGLSQNHRENSSFLASGANTDAVRVCGNKRLTPERPSGSAFYPALTNSCANEHIMNARRRFELELGRGRVQSNTTKVADSPQSRQVHQLQQETPQKQTHLRASNNYSVPAVPQNNIPPTNSSFGGLSAPNFLGKYATGMQSTQSDSLRVTLECPNSVDYKGSRDQQTTERYVRLQNFLKECDESNCRDYIQVLRYLSPAELSRHAFELEARAIQLAMEEGKEMHRMKALNVLGKSTLTDSSLQATSTLTSNSLQNTQLYPRK; encoded by the exons ATGATTCTACAAATGATTAATACTGAGACTAGTAGCAATGGAGTGGTTAACGGTGGAGTTGCAATTCCTGCTCTTAAGCAGGATGGTGGTGGTCTTGGCTTTTCTTCTCACAATAAACAGCCACCTTGTGAAACAAAAAAGACAGCACTGAGGGATGTGCAAAATCAAGCCAGTGGCTTGTCACAGAACCATCGAGAGAATTCAAGCTTTCTTGCTTCAGGAGCCAATACAGATGCAGTTAGAGTTTGTGGAAATAAGAGGCTTACACCAGAGCGCCCTTCGGGTTCTGCTTTCTATCCTGCCTTAACCAATTCTTGTGCAAATGAGCATATCATGAATGCACGTCGAAGATTTGAGTTAGAACTAGGCAGGGGAAGAGTTCAAAGCAACACAACTAAGGTTGCTGATTCTCCGCAGTCCAGGCAAGTGCACCAATTGCAGCAAGAAACTCCTCAAAAACAAACTCATTTGAGGGCAAGCAACAATTATTCTGTTCCTGCAGTTCCACAGAATAATATTCCACCCACGAATAGTTCGTTTGGGGGATTGTCAGCTCCAAATTTTCTGGGGAAGTATGCCACTGGTATGCAATCTACACAGTCTGATTCTCTTAGGGTCACATTGGAATGTCCTAATTCTGTTGACTATAAGGGTAGTCGTGATCAGCAAACAACAGAACGGTATGTCCGCctgcaaaattttttgaaagaatGTGATGAGTCAAACTGTCGGGATTACATCCAGG TGCTCCGATATCTATCCCCAGCTGAGCTTAGTAGACATGCCTTTGAGTTGGAGGCAAGAGCAATTCAATTAGCAATGGAGGAAG GAAAAGAAATGCATCGGATGAAGGCCCTGAACGTCCTGGGTAAATCAACCCTCACTGATAGTTCTTTGCAAGCTACGTCTACCCTCACCAGTAATTCATTGCAAAATACTCAGCTATATCCCAGAAAATGA
- the LOC113749771 gene encoding uncharacterized protein LOC113749771 isoform X2 — protein MILQMINTETSSNGVVNGGVAIPALKQDGGGLGFSSHNKQPPCETKKTALRDVQNQASGLSQNHRENSSFLASGANTDAVRVCGNKRLTPERPSGSAFYPALTNSCANEHIMNARRRFELELGRGRVQSNTTKVADSPQSRQVHQLQQETPQKQTHLRASNNYSVPAVPQNNIPPTNSSFGGLSAPNFLGKYATGMQSTQSDSLRVTLECPNSVDYKGSRDQQTTERYVRLQNFLKECDESNCRDYIQAELSRHAFELEARAIQLAMEEGKEMHRMKALNVLGKSTLTDSSLQATSTLTSNSLQNTQLYPRK, from the exons ATGATTCTACAAATGATTAATACTGAGACTAGTAGCAATGGAGTGGTTAACGGTGGAGTTGCAATTCCTGCTCTTAAGCAGGATGGTGGTGGTCTTGGCTTTTCTTCTCACAATAAACAGCCACCTTGTGAAACAAAAAAGACAGCACTGAGGGATGTGCAAAATCAAGCCAGTGGCTTGTCACAGAACCATCGAGAGAATTCAAGCTTTCTTGCTTCAGGAGCCAATACAGATGCAGTTAGAGTTTGTGGAAATAAGAGGCTTACACCAGAGCGCCCTTCGGGTTCTGCTTTCTATCCTGCCTTAACCAATTCTTGTGCAAATGAGCATATCATGAATGCACGTCGAAGATTTGAGTTAGAACTAGGCAGGGGAAGAGTTCAAAGCAACACAACTAAGGTTGCTGATTCTCCGCAGTCCAGGCAAGTGCACCAATTGCAGCAAGAAACTCCTCAAAAACAAACTCATTTGAGGGCAAGCAACAATTATTCTGTTCCTGCAGTTCCACAGAATAATATTCCACCCACGAATAGTTCGTTTGGGGGATTGTCAGCTCCAAATTTTCTGGGGAAGTATGCCACTGGTATGCAATCTACACAGTCTGATTCTCTTAGGGTCACATTGGAATGTCCTAATTCTGTTGACTATAAGGGTAGTCGTGATCAGCAAACAACAGAACGGTATGTCCGCctgcaaaattttttgaaagaatGTGATGAGTCAAACTGTCGGGATTACATCCAGG CTGAGCTTAGTAGACATGCCTTTGAGTTGGAGGCAAGAGCAATTCAATTAGCAATGGAGGAAG GAAAAGAAATGCATCGGATGAAGGCCCTGAACGTCCTGGGTAAATCAACCCTCACTGATAGTTCTTTGCAAGCTACGTCTACCCTCACCAGTAATTCATTGCAAAATACTCAGCTATATCCCAGAAAATGA
- the LOC113749771 gene encoding uncharacterized protein LOC113749771 isoform X3 translates to MILQMINTETSSNGVVNGGVAIPALKQDGGGLGFSSHNKQPPCETKKTALRDVQNQASGLSQNHRENSSFLASGANTDAVRVCGNKRLTPERPSGSAFYPALTNSCANEHIMNARRRFELELGRGRVQSNTTKVADSPQSRQVHQLQQETPQKQTHLRASNNYSVPAVPQNNIPPTNSSFGGLSAPNFLGKYATGMQSTQSDSLRVTLECPNSVDYKGSRDQQTTERYVRLQNFLKECDESNCRDYIQGKEMHRMKALNVLGKSTLTDSSLQATSTLTSNSLQNTQLYPRK, encoded by the exons ATGATTCTACAAATGATTAATACTGAGACTAGTAGCAATGGAGTGGTTAACGGTGGAGTTGCAATTCCTGCTCTTAAGCAGGATGGTGGTGGTCTTGGCTTTTCTTCTCACAATAAACAGCCACCTTGTGAAACAAAAAAGACAGCACTGAGGGATGTGCAAAATCAAGCCAGTGGCTTGTCACAGAACCATCGAGAGAATTCAAGCTTTCTTGCTTCAGGAGCCAATACAGATGCAGTTAGAGTTTGTGGAAATAAGAGGCTTACACCAGAGCGCCCTTCGGGTTCTGCTTTCTATCCTGCCTTAACCAATTCTTGTGCAAATGAGCATATCATGAATGCACGTCGAAGATTTGAGTTAGAACTAGGCAGGGGAAGAGTTCAAAGCAACACAACTAAGGTTGCTGATTCTCCGCAGTCCAGGCAAGTGCACCAATTGCAGCAAGAAACTCCTCAAAAACAAACTCATTTGAGGGCAAGCAACAATTATTCTGTTCCTGCAGTTCCACAGAATAATATTCCACCCACGAATAGTTCGTTTGGGGGATTGTCAGCTCCAAATTTTCTGGGGAAGTATGCCACTGGTATGCAATCTACACAGTCTGATTCTCTTAGGGTCACATTGGAATGTCCTAATTCTGTTGACTATAAGGGTAGTCGTGATCAGCAAACAACAGAACGGTATGTCCGCctgcaaaattttttgaaagaatGTGATGAGTCAAACTGTCGGGATTACATCCAGG GAAAAGAAATGCATCGGATGAAGGCCCTGAACGTCCTGGGTAAATCAACCCTCACTGATAGTTCTTTGCAAGCTACGTCTACCCTCACCAGTAATTCATTGCAAAATACTCAGCTATATCCCAGAAAATGA
- the LOC113749825 gene encoding U-box domain-containing protein 15 — protein sequence MATAGGRHVVEGEIGEEDKKPLSPVVKKTQDQMDVVEELIGMIENVKSIGEFRKTQRKECQSLVRRLKLLLPFLEEFRDLDKPIPEAALECLNKLKKAFISAKKLLTTCHCGSKIYLALETEAIMVRFHSVYAKISRALDGMPYEELGISDEEKEQVELMRAQIRRSRSRADTQDMEFTMDLMVALSTENDRNADIASVERLANKLALRTVEELKAETLAVRRLVKDRRGHNAEGTQQITLLLKKFQKFAAVPETGALDDPLMPKTRKKCASAVEIPHEFLCPITLEIMIDPVIVATGQTYERESIQQWLDSGHRTCPKSGQELTHLSLAPNFALRNLIRQWGTKNNFQLFTKEASANPKNPVTEDDGEILSLVQNLSSSQLDVQRSAVEKIRILSKESPANRILIASSGGIQPLVQLLSYPDSKIREHAVTATLNLSIEESNKKLISRENPIPAIIEILRSGTVGAKENSAAALFSLSMLDENKATVGDLNGIPPLVLLLKNGTIRGKKDAVTALFNLCLNHSNKSRAIEAGIVTPLLSLLEDRNLDMIDEILSLLLLLASNPEGRQEIGQLSFIETLVNFIRDGTPKNKECATAVLLQLGSNNSNLILAALQYGVYEHLVEVTKSGTDRGRRKANSVLQLMSKAEQIP from the exons ATGGCGACAGCTGGCGGGCGCCACGTCGTAGAAGGGGAGATTGGAGAGGAAGACAAGAAGCCATTGAGCCCGGTGGTCAAGAAAACTCAGGATCAAATGGATGTGGTTGAAGAACTCATAGGCATGATTGAAAATGTAAAGTCCATAGGAGAATTCAGGAAGACCCAAAGGAAAGAGTGTCAAAGCCTTGttagaagattgaagctcttgttACCTTTCTTAGAAGAATTTAGAGACCTTGACAAGCCGATTCCAGAAGCAGCCCTTGAATGCTTAAACAAATTGAAGAAAGCCTTCATTTCTGCCAAGAAATTGTTGACCACCTGTCATTGCGGAAGCAAAATTTACCTG GCATTAGAAACGGAAGCCATTATGGTCAGGTTTCATTCTGTATATGCAAAAATAAGTCGGGCTTTGGATGGCATGCCGTACGAGGAGCTTGGAATTTCGGATGAAGAGAAAGAACAG GTTGAGTTGATGCGGGCACAAATTAGGAGATCCAGATCGCGGGCTGATACTCAGGATATGGAATTCACGATGGATTTGATGGTGGCATTGTCCACAGAGAATGATAGGAATGCAGACATTGCTAGTGTTGAAAGGTTGGCAAACAAGCTAGCTTTACGTACGGTTGAGGAGCTGAAGGCTGAAACGTTGGCTGTTAGAAGGCTTGTCAAAGACAGAAGAGGTCATAATGCAGAAGGCACTCAACAAATCACACTTCTTCTAAAAAAATTCCAAAAGTTTGCCGCTGTTCCAGAAACTGGTGCACTTGACGATCCGCTTATGCCAAAAACTCGTAAAAAATGTGCTTCTGCTGTAGAAATTCCCCATGAGTTCCTCTGTCCCATTACCTTGGAGATTATGATAGATCCGGTAATCGTAGCAACTGGACAG ACCTACGAAAGAGAGAGCATACAGCAATGGTTGGATTCAGGTCATCGAACCTGTCCAAAATCAGGGCAAGAGTTAACTCACTTATCACTAGCACCAAATTTTGCCCTCCGAAACTTAATTCGGCAGTGGGGTACCAAGAACAATTTCCAACTTTTCACAAAGGAAGCATCTGCAAACCCCAAGAATCCCGTTACGGAAGATGATGGAGAGATATTATCCTTGGTTCAAAATCTATCTTCAAGTCAGCTAGATGTGCAGAGGAGTGCGGTGGAGAAGATTCGTATTCTCTCCAAAGAGAGTCCTGCAAACAGGATTTTGATTGCCAGTAGTGGAGGAATCCAACCACTTGTGCAACTACTGTCCTATCCAGACTCCAAAATCCGGGAGCATGCTGTAACAGCAACATTGAACTTGTCAATTGAAGAGTCAAACAAGAAGCTCATATCCAGAGAAAACCCTATTCCAGCTATAATTGAAATTTTGCGGAGTGGAACTGTTGGTGCCAAAGAAAATTCGGCCGCAGCATTGTTCAGCTTATCAATGCTCGATGAGAATAAAGCAACAGTAGGAGATTTAAACGGCATCCCACCATTGGTACTGCTGTTGAAAAATGGGACAATAAGGGGCAAAAAGGATGCTGTGACTGCACTCTTCAATCTCTGTCTCAATCATAGTAACAAGTCCAGGGCTATTGAAGCTGGCATTGTGACTCCATTACTCAGCCTACTGGAGGACAGGAACTTGGACATGATTGACGAAATCCTCTCCCTTCTGCTGCTACTTGCATCAAATCCGGAGGGAAGGCAAGAAATTGGACAGCTCTCATTTATTGAGACTCTTGTTAACTTCATCAGAGACGGCACTCCCAAAAACAAGGAATGTGCAACTGCAGTTCTTCTGCAGTTGGGTTCAAATAACTCCAATCTCATTCTGGCTGCACTTCAGTATGGTGTGTATGAACATCTAGTTGAAGTCACCAAGAGTGGAACTGACAGAGGTCGAAGGAAAGCAAATTCAGTTTTACAGCTTATGAGTAAGGCTGAACAAATTCCCTAG
- the LOC113749376 gene encoding G2/mitotic-specific cyclin-2-like — MAKTAGSDENYPGLIRPSNTRGDMGARGGKLTESIGQNRRALSTINRNVIGPPPYPRVVHKRGVLAEHNATAANIPPIPVHRPITRKFAAQMASKQDQPLIQETKPVVNSVPKASASEDCVIIDVEDYKSNGDYPVPMSVQHTEAMLEEIDRMDAEFEMEDIAVEQVVDIDSVDKNNPLAVVEYIDDLYAYYKRTEISSCVPSNYMAQQFDINERMRGILIDWLIEVHYKFELMDETLYLTVNLIDRFLTTVSVVRKKLQLVGVTAMLLACKYEEVSVPVVEDLILISDRAYSRNDVLEMESLMINTLQFNLSVPTAYVFMRRFLKAADSNKKLELLSFFIVELCLVEYEMLRFPPSLLAAAAIFTAQCSVNGFKKWTKTCERHTNYTEDQLLECSKLMVTFHQKAGTGKLTGVHRKYSTSKYGYAAKSQPALFLLDATFHSKIDLAR; from the exons ATGGCCAAGACGGCAGGATCAGATGAGAACTACCCGGGTTTGATTAGGCCCTCTAACACTCGAG GGGATATGGGGGCTAGAGGAGGAAAGTTGACGGAATCAATTGGGCAGAATAGGAGGGCATTGAGCACCATCAATAGGAACGTTATAGGGCCTCCACCTTATCCCCGTGTTGTCCACAAAAGAGGTGTCTTGGCAGA GCATAATGCAACCGCTGCTAATATCCCTCCTATTCCAGTCCAtcgaccaatcactag GAAGTTTGCGGCTCAAATGGCTTCGAAACAGGATCAGCCTCTGATTCAG GAAACAAAGCCAGTAGTCAATTCAGTCCCTAAAGCAAGTGCATCTGAAGATTGCGTCATTATTGATGTGGAGGACTACAAGTCAAATGGTGACTATCCAGTGCCAATGTCCGTGCAACACACAGAAGCTATGCTCGAGGAAATAGATCGGATG GATGCTGAGTTTGAGATGGAGGATATAGCTGTGGAACAAGTGGTGGACATAGACAGTGTTGATAAGAATAACCCACTAGCAGTTGTGGAATATATCGATGACTTGTATGCCTACTACAAAAGAACCGAG ATATCTAGCTGTGTCCCATCGAACTACATGGCACAGCAATTTGACATCAATGAGAGGATGAGGGGCATTCTTATTGACTGGCTGATAGAG GTGCATTACAAGTTTGAACTGATGGATGAGACCTTGTATTTAACTGTCAATCTAATAGATAGGTTCTTAACAACAGTCTCTGTGGTGCGCAAGAAACTTCAACTTGTTGGAGTGACAGCAATGCTTCTGGCTTGCAAGTATGAAGAAGTTTCTGTTCCTGTCGTTGAAGACCTCATATTGATTTCTGACAGGGCTTACTCCAGAAATGACGTGCTTGAGATG GAGAGCTTAATGATCAATACCTTGCAGTTTAATCTTTCAGTGCCTACTGCTTATGTCTTCATGAGGCGCTTTCTTAAAGCTGCTGACTCTAATAAAAAG TTGGAGCTTCTGTCCTTCTTTATCGTTGAGCTGTGCCTCGTCGAGTATGAAATGCTTAGGTTCCCCCCGTCTCTCTTAGCAGCAGCAGCAATCTTTACTGCACAATGCTCTGTCAATGGGTTCAAGAAGTGGACTAAGACATGCGAGAGGCACACAAACTACACTGAAGATCAGCTTTT GGAATGCTCAAAACTCATGGTTACTTTCCATCAGAAGGCAGGCACTGGCAAGCTTACCGGTGTTCACCGAAAGTACAGCACATCAAAATATGGATATGCTGCCAAATCACAACCTGCCCTTTTTCTGTTGGACGCAACTTTTCACAGCAAGATTGATTTGGCCCGTTGA
- the LOC113749044 gene encoding BTB/POZ domain-containing protein At2g30600, with product MIEKKQKKFLTVAPFECAWCDDLKFREAGRGCVAFDAFAHNDVTIVFREHVGSQQYHYKRDNNPHYTVIIGSHKNKRLKIEVDGETVVDVAGIGLCCSSAFQSYWISVYDGLISIGKGRYPFQNICFQWLDSKPNCAVQYVGLSSWDKHVGYRNVNVLPLTQNHMTLWRHVESDERDKCDNSEEELENEIADYEKWGLENFLESWELSDVFFIVGKEERAVPAHRIILAASGNFEFESSGSDVVHLPDIDYEILHALLQYIYTGRAQISESHLSSLSALSLQFEVISLTKQCEEIIERFKFNKKLFDSSKDVELSHPNTRKCSAGFPSGLPINAERLKQFRMGGQYCDIDICIDGHGLVARAHRIILGLWSTPFTKMFTNGMSESVAPVVCLKDVSFDAFRVMLEFMYNGDFAKGDTLDIGTLLLQLLLLADQFGVTLLHQECCKTFLECLSEDSVCPVLQVIPSVPSCKLIEETCKRKFSMHFDYCTTASIDFVMLDEETFGNILQHPDLTITSEERVLNAVLLWCLRAQELFGWEKIDEMLLISAPESLFGERFESLNVLLPRVRFPLLPCSLLEKLERSNLSRHIPAFDYLVKEAIAFLELGHMKEPKVRFQHRQTSFKELQYICDGDSNGVLYFAGTSYGKHQWVNPVLSKKVTVTASSPTSRFTDPKVLASRTYQGTSFAGSRMGDGRNTSWWMVDIGPGHQLMCNYYTLRQDGSKAFMRCWNFQGSSDGRNWTNLRIHENDETLCKPGQFASWPINDPNALLPFRFFRVIMTAPTTDDTNPWNCCICFLELYGYFH from the exons ATGATCGAGAAGAAGCAGAAAAAGTTCCTTACTGTCGCACCCTTTGAGTGTGCTTGGTGCGATGACTTGAAGTTCAGAGAAGCAGGAAGGGGCTGTGTAGCTTTTGATGCTTTTGCCCACAATGATGTAACCATCGTGTTCAGAGAGCATGTAGGTAGTCAGCAGTACCATTACAAGAGGGACAATAACCCGCACTATACTGTCATCATTGGTAGCCATAAGAATAAGAGATTAAAAATTGAGGTTGATGGCGAAACAGTGGTGGATGTGGCTGGGATTGGTCTTTGCTGTTCTTCTGCATTTCAAAGCTACTGGATCAGTGTTTATGATGGATTAATTAGCATTGGCAAGGGAAGGTATCCTTTTCAGAATATTTGTTTTCAGTGGCTTGACTCGAAACCCAACTGTGCCGTGCAGTATGTTGGACTTAGCAGTTGGGATAAGCATGTTGGGTATAGAAATGTCAACGTCCTCCCTCTCACACAAAACCATATGACCTTGTGGAGACATGTAGAATCTGACGAGCGCGACAAGTGTGATAACAGCGAAGAAGAGTTGGAAAATGAAATTGCAGACTATGAGAAGTGGGGTTTAGAAAACTTTCTTGAGAGTTGGGAACTTTCAGATGTGTTTTTCATTGTTGGGAAGGAGGAAAGAGCTGTCCCAGCTCACAGGATAATACTGGCAGCATCgggaaattttgaatttgaatcttCTGGCAGTGACGTTGTCCACCTCCCTGATATAGACTATGAAATTCTACATGCACTTCTGCAATATATTTACACGGGCCGTGCTCAG ATTTCTGAGTCGCATCTCAGTTCCCTGAGCGCATTGAGCTTACAATTTGAAGTGATATCTTTGACAAAGCAATGTGAAGAAATTATTGAACGGTTTAAATTCAACAAGAAGTTGTTTGACTCAAGTAAGGATGTGGAACTTTCACATCCTAACACTCGGAAATGCAGTGCAGGCTTCCCGTCTGGCCTACCCATCAATGCAGAGAGGCTTAAGCAATTTCGCATGGGTGGTCAATACTGTGATATCGACATTTGCATTGATGGCCATGGCCTTGTTGCGCGGGCTCATAGGATTATCCTTGGTTTATGGAGCACTCCATTTACAAAG ATGTTCACCAATGGAATGAGTGAGTCTGTTGCACCAGTGGTTTGCTTGAAAGATGTTTCTTTTGATGCATTTCGGGTCATGCTCGAGTTCATGTATAATGGGGATTTTGCTAAAGGAGACACCTTGGACATTGGTACACTTTTGCTTCAGCTTCTTCTATTGGCAGATCAGTTTGGGGTTACCCTTCTTCATCAGGAATGCTGCAAAACATTTCTGGAGTGCCTCTCAGAG GATTCAGTCTGTCCAGTTCTTCAAGTGATTCCATCAGTTCCTTCATGTAAACTCATTGAAGAAACATGCAAGAGGAAGTTCTCGATGCATTTTGATTATTGTACTACTGCCAGCATTGACTTTGTCATGTTAGATGAAGAAACTTTTGGCAACATCTTACAG CATCCAGATTTGACCATAACCTCTGAAGAAAGGGTTCTGAATGCTGTCTTGCTATGGTGCTTACGAGCACAAGAGTTGTTTGGATGGGAGAAAATTGATGAAATGCTGCTAATTTCAGCTCCTGAATCTCTTTTTGGGGAGAGGTTCGAGTCTCTAAATGTCCTATTACCTCGTGTGCGCTTCCCTCTGCTTCCATGCTCACTACTTGAGAAG CTAGAAAGGAGCAACCTTAGCAGGCACATTCCTGCTTTTGATTACTTG GTTAAAGAGGCCATTGCTTTCCTGGAACTTGGACATATGAAAGAACCAAA AGTCAGGTTTCAACACAGGCAGACAAGCTTTAAGGAACTGCAGTACATATGTGATGGGGATAGCAATGGGGTTCTTTATTTTGCAGGCACATCATATGGCAAACACCAGTGGGTAAATCCTGTTCTTTCTAAG AAAGTGACTGTCACTGCTAGCAGTCCCACATCAAGATTCACTGACCCgaaggttttggcatctaggaCTTATCAG GGTACGTCTTTTGCAGGATCAAGGATGGGCGATGGAAGGAATACTTCATGGTGGATGGTTGACATAGGTCCTGGTCACCAG CTGATGTGCAACTATTACACGTTAAGGCAGGATGGATCAAAAGCTTTCATGCGATGTTGGAATTTTCAG GGCTCTTCGGATGGGAGGAACTGGACGAACTTGAGAATCCACGAAAATGATGAAACGCTTTGCAAGCCTGGTCAGTTTGCATCGTGGCCTATCAATGACCCCAACGCTCTGCTGCCCTTCAGATTCTTCAGAGTTATCATGACTGCTCCAACAACAGATGATACTAACCCGTGGAACTGTTGCATCTGCTTCTTGGAACTCTATGGCTACTTTCATTAA